A part of Gammaproteobacteria bacterium genomic DNA contains:
- a CDS encoding secondary thiamine-phosphate synthase enzyme YjbQ translates to MIHTLHIKVGKQGLLNITPQIEKLVNDADVSEGLCTVFVRHTSASLIIQENADPSAKHDLERWLNRLVAEDDPLYTHTLEGSDDMPAHIKSVLTQVSLGIPIIHGQLALGTWQGIYLWEHRHMASAREIVVHVGA, encoded by the coding sequence ATGATCCATACCTTACACATCAAGGTCGGCAAGCAAGGTCTGCTCAACATTACCCCGCAAATCGAAAAGCTGGTTAACGACGCTGACGTGAGCGAGGGACTGTGTACTGTTTTTGTGCGCCATACCTCCGCCAGCCTGATCATCCAGGAAAATGCGGATCCTTCGGCAAAGCACGATTTGGAACGCTGGCTGAACCGGCTGGTGGCAGAAGATGATCCGCTATACACCCACACGCTGGAAGGCTCGGACGACATGCCTGCGCATATCAAATCAGTGCTTACCCAGGTGTCACTGGGCATCCCGATAATACATGGCCAACTGGCATTGGGAACCTGGCAGGGTATTTATCTCTGGGAACATCGACACATGGCCAGCGCTCGCGAAATCGTCGTCCACGTCGGCGCATAA
- a CDS encoding trans-2-enoyl-CoA reductase family protein: MIIKPKTRGFICTTTHPTGCALNVAEQIDKVKAGGPVKNGPKKVLVIGASTGYGLASRVTAAFGSGAATIGVFLEKPATETKPGTAGWYNSAAFEKFAHGAGLYAKSVNGDAFSHEVRAKVIEMIKADLGQVDMVVYSLASPVRRLPDSGELVRSALKPIGETYRARAVDTSKDVMIDAVIEPASEEEIANTVTVMGGEDWELWMKALLDAGVLAKGVKTVSYGYIGTDITWPIYWHGALGKAKEDMDRAAGALRKLLAPVNGSANVAVLKSVVTQASAAIPVMPLYIAICFKLMKTQGIHEGCLEQIDRMFRTQIYKDGGADLDDSQRIRMDDWELREEIQRSVKQIWPQVTSENIFQLSDYQGYKDEFLKLFGFGVQGVDYDADVNPVVDFHPVTVE, encoded by the coding sequence GTGATCATCAAGCCCAAGACCCGTGGTTTTATCTGCACCACCACTCATCCCACCGGCTGTGCCCTGAATGTGGCCGAACAGATCGACAAAGTGAAGGCCGGCGGCCCGGTTAAAAACGGCCCAAAAAAGGTGCTGGTGATCGGCGCCTCGACTGGCTATGGCTTGGCCTCGCGTGTGACTGCCGCGTTTGGCTCTGGCGCAGCCACCATTGGCGTGTTTCTGGAAAAGCCCGCCACCGAAACCAAACCCGGCACTGCTGGCTGGTACAACTCCGCCGCGTTTGAAAAATTCGCACACGGTGCTGGGCTGTACGCCAAGAGCGTCAACGGCGACGCGTTCTCGCACGAAGTGCGCGCCAAAGTCATCGAAATGATCAAAGCGGATCTGGGCCAGGTGGACATGGTGGTCTATTCGCTGGCCTCCCCAGTGCGCAGATTGCCAGACAGCGGCGAACTGGTGCGCTCCGCCCTCAAACCCATCGGCGAAACCTACCGCGCCCGCGCTGTTGATACCAGCAAGGACGTGATGATCGACGCAGTGATTGAACCTGCCAGCGAAGAAGAAATCGCCAACACCGTGACCGTTATGGGCGGCGAAGACTGGGAACTGTGGATGAAAGCCCTGCTGGACGCCGGCGTGCTGGCCAAGGGCGTTAAAACCGTCTCCTACGGCTACATCGGCACTGACATCACCTGGCCGATCTACTGGCACGGTGCTCTGGGTAAAGCCAAAGAGGATATGGACCGTGCCGCTGGTGCCCTGCGTAAACTGTTAGCCCCGGTGAACGGCAGCGCCAATGTCGCGGTGCTCAAGAGCGTCGTCACCCAAGCCTCGGCGGCGATTCCGGTCATGCCGCTGTACATCGCCATCTGCTTCAAGCTGATGAAGACTCAGGGCATTCACGAAGGTTGCCTGGAGCAAATCGACCGCATGTTCCGCACCCAGATTTACAAAGACGGCGGCGCCGACCTGGATGACAGCCAGCGCATCCGTATGGATGACTGGGAATTGCGCGAGGAGATCCAGCGTTCAGTCAAACAAATCTGGCCCCAGGTCACCTCGGAAAACATCTTCCAGCTGTCCGACTATCAGGGCTACAAAGACGAGTTCCTGAAATTGTTCGGCTTTGGTGTACAAGGCGTTGATTATGATGCGGATGTTAATCCCGTCGTCGATTTCCACCCCGTCACTGTCGAATAA
- a CDS encoding HU family DNA-binding protein: protein MAAKKKATKKKAAAKKVVAKKTVAKKASSKASAVAKTAAKKVTAPLKKSETSPIKDVMSKASLFTHLSEVTGVSKKDVVAIFNELTVVIERHVKKNSAEEFKLPGLLKIKVINKPARKARKGINPFTGEEVMFKAKPKSRAVKVQALKSLKGMVA from the coding sequence ATGGCAGCCAAGAAAAAGGCCACTAAAAAGAAAGCAGCAGCAAAGAAAGTTGTTGCCAAGAAGACGGTAGCGAAAAAAGCTTCCTCCAAAGCCAGCGCCGTGGCAAAAACGGCTGCGAAGAAAGTTACAGCGCCGCTGAAAAAGTCTGAAACCTCGCCCATCAAGGATGTTATGAGCAAGGCTAGCTTGTTTACCCACCTGTCTGAAGTGACTGGGGTGAGCAAGAAGGACGTAGTCGCTATTTTTAACGAATTGACTGTGGTTATTGAACGTCACGTTAAGAAGAATTCCGCAGAAGAGTTCAAATTGCCTGGTCTGCTGAAGATCAAGGTAATTAACAAGCCTGCGCGCAAAGCACGTAAGGGTATTAATCCTTTCACTGGCGAAGAAGTCATGTTCAAAGCCAAGCCAAAGAGCCGCGCTGTTAAGGTGCAGGCACTGAAGAGCCTGAAGGGAATGGTGGCATAA
- the zapE gene encoding cell division protein ZapE — protein MSPMQRYQSDLARGDLTPDAAQLRAVQRLQDLYERLLQPQEAMGLLGRLMGKRSAKAPECGLYLWGDTGRGKTYLMDTFFDALPFTQKRRVHFQHFMKDIHQALKDLPKTPDPMPLVAAQVAAQIRVLCLDEFQVLDITDAMILAGFLQGLFAQGVTLVTTSNIAPDDLYLNGLQRSRFVPAIGLLKQHTETVFLDSATDYRLQLLEKDGTYHVLGFDQGDELLSAEFAKVTQQTPASGVMTVNGRQIPVRGCHGDVVWFDFAALCDTPRSSLDYIAIAQEYQTLLLGRVPSMRGGRDDAAQRFIQLVDALYDHGVKLVVVAEKAPDELYGEGRLAFPFQRTQSRLFEMRSHEYLGRKHGKQND, from the coding sequence ATGTCACCGATGCAGCGCTACCAGTCTGATCTGGCCAGGGGCGACTTGACGCCCGATGCGGCGCAGTTGCGGGCAGTGCAGCGGCTGCAGGATTTGTATGAGCGTTTGCTGCAGCCACAGGAGGCGATGGGACTGTTAGGTCGGCTGATGGGAAAGCGGTCGGCCAAGGCGCCGGAGTGTGGACTGTATCTGTGGGGCGATACCGGGCGCGGTAAAACCTACCTGATGGACACATTTTTCGACGCATTGCCGTTTACGCAAAAGCGACGGGTGCATTTTCAGCATTTTATGAAAGACATTCATCAGGCGCTGAAGGATTTACCCAAAACGCCGGACCCGATGCCGCTGGTGGCGGCACAGGTGGCGGCGCAAATTCGCGTGCTGTGTCTGGACGAGTTTCAGGTGCTGGACATCACCGATGCCATGATACTTGCCGGCTTCCTGCAGGGATTGTTTGCCCAAGGGGTGACGTTGGTGACGACCTCGAACATTGCGCCGGACGACTTGTACCTCAACGGCTTGCAGCGCAGCCGGTTTGTGCCGGCCATCGGACTGCTGAAGCAGCACACCGAAACCGTGTTTCTGGACAGCGCCACCGACTATCGGTTGCAGTTGCTGGAAAAAGACGGAACCTATCATGTGCTGGGGTTTGATCAAGGTGATGAGCTGCTGTCGGCGGAGTTTGCCAAAGTGACCCAGCAGACCCCAGCGTCGGGAGTGATGACGGTGAACGGTCGGCAAATTCCGGTTCGTGGCTGTCATGGTGATGTCGTTTGGTTTGATTTTGCCGCGCTTTGTGATACACCTCGATCATCATTGGATTACATCGCCATTGCCCAGGAGTACCAGACCTTGCTACTGGGGCGGGTCCCGTCCATGCGGGGCGGGCGGGACGACGCAGCACAGCGTTTTATCCAGTTGGTGGATGCGCTGTATGATCACGGCGTGAAGCTGGTCGTGGTCGCAGAAAAAGCGCCGGATGAATTGTATGGTGAGGGACGCCTGGCGTTCCCGTTTCAACGAACCCAAAGCCGCTTGTTTGAAATGCGCAGTCATGAATACCTGGGGCGCAAACACGGCAAACAGAATGATTAA
- a CDS encoding ankyrin repeat domain-containing protein, protein MKRIILLVFAVVLVGCDGNSEFLSAVAKGENELAKGYVANGQDVNQTNRYGWTALMYAARSGDVAMIEYLASKGASLDATDHAGWTAMTRAAKEGHAAAVERLLDLGANKELATDTGWTPLLWATLQGHTEVVRLLVKRGANLQAKTEDGRVPLVIAITEEHNEILQILQDAGAKAW, encoded by the coding sequence ATGAAACGAATTATTTTGCTGGTTTTCGCCGTGGTTCTGGTGGGCTGTGACGGCAATTCTGAATTTTTGAGCGCAGTCGCCAAAGGTGAAAATGAACTAGCCAAAGGCTATGTTGCCAATGGTCAGGACGTTAATCAAACCAACCGTTATGGCTGGACGGCGCTGATGTACGCTGCCCGCAGTGGTGATGTTGCCATGATTGAGTACCTTGCCAGCAAGGGAGCCAGTTTGGATGCAACCGATCACGCGGGCTGGACAGCGATGACCCGTGCAGCGAAAGAAGGGCACGCGGCAGCGGTTGAACGCTTGCTGGACCTGGGGGCGAACAAAGAATTGGCGACGGACACGGGTTGGACGCCATTGCTTTGGGCGACGCTGCAAGGACACACCGAGGTTGTGCGTCTGTTGGTTAAGCGAGGCGCTAACTTGCAGGCAAAGACTGAGGATGGTCGAGTGCCGTTGGTGATTGCGATTACTGAAGAACACAACGAGATATTACAAATATTACAAGATGCTGGCGCCAAGGCTTGGTAG
- a CDS encoding ankyrin repeat domain-containing protein codes for MKHFIFVLLFALAVSGCTGDSYTELQLAAARGQADRVDVLLDQGANVDEANKYGKTALMLAAEAGHSDTIAALLKRNAQANLQDIDGMTPLMFAAANGHADAIKVLLDKGADPNVTNRYDASALTNSVFFGHDDATRALLAGKTKLNKATVEYAFLISAGLGRNELLKQLLDYGVDINARGKNKRTALIAATRFGHAHAVKFLLDKGADVTARDDEGKTALEIAEEEELSEIATLIKSAKTSG; via the coding sequence ATGAAACATTTTATCTTTGTTCTGCTTTTCGCCCTTGCCGTTTCAGGCTGCACGGGAGATTCCTACACCGAGCTGCAACTGGCCGCCGCTCGTGGTCAAGCCGATCGTGTAGACGTATTGCTGGATCAGGGCGCCAACGTCGACGAAGCCAATAAATACGGCAAAACCGCATTGATGCTTGCCGCCGAAGCCGGCCACAGCGACACTATTGCGGCCCTGCTAAAACGCAACGCGCAAGCTAATCTGCAAGACATTGATGGCATGACACCCTTAATGTTTGCTGCGGCCAACGGCCATGCTGACGCCATCAAGGTACTGCTGGACAAAGGTGCCGACCCCAACGTCACCAATCGCTACGATGCCTCGGCATTAACCAACTCGGTATTTTTTGGCCACGATGATGCCACTCGCGCACTGCTGGCGGGCAAGACCAAACTTAACAAAGCTACCGTGGAGTACGCGTTTTTAATCAGCGCGGGCTTGGGACGCAATGAACTGCTCAAGCAATTACTCGATTATGGCGTAGACATCAATGCCCGTGGCAAAAACAAGCGGACCGCATTGATTGCTGCCACGCGCTTTGGCCACGCGCACGCGGTGAAATTCCTGCTGGATAAAGGTGCTGATGTCACTGCCCGTGACGATGAAGGCAAAACAGCGCTTGAAATCGCCGAGGAAGAAGAACTCAGCGAGATCGCCACACTGATCAAGTCAGCCAAAACCAGCGGCTGA
- a CDS encoding phosphatidylglycerol lysyltransferase domain-containing protein: protein MSESDLLDDLQSPIVASPLPIPAAHEHYPITECYLGIGDQKLIPLTIDSKAVFDRYVNSADSLLADFSFSNNFIWMTRMSGFYQIFNDCFCLFSLNGDHLTMLLPPIGEPENQRQALAHCFDLMDFYNHRRRWSKVEYVSAHFAQLLEGDAQWLLEKLPPDYIYNTTDLIELKGNAYKSKRGEINQFLRLFPEHRLEPMRADHHDGIRDLLNTWLRDRLQPLSGTTLANFLASAELERQGIERMLEHFDALHLSGLCLIVNDKLEGFTFGERINADMASILFEKTNFSIPAAAQYLFREFCRSLADCRYINAGDDMGLENLQRVKMSYRPVMFGERYALRRVRY from the coding sequence ATGTCCGAATCTGACTTGCTTGATGACCTACAAAGTCCCATCGTTGCTTCACCGTTGCCCATTCCCGCCGCCCACGAACACTATCCCATAACCGAATGCTACCTTGGCATCGGTGACCAGAAACTGATTCCACTGACCATAGACAGCAAGGCTGTTTTTGATCGCTACGTCAATTCGGCCGACAGCCTCCTTGCCGATTTCAGTTTTTCCAATAATTTCATCTGGATGACCCGCATGAGCGGCTTCTACCAGATTTTCAACGATTGCTTTTGCCTGTTCAGTCTCAACGGCGACCACCTGACCATGCTGCTGCCGCCCATCGGCGAACCCGAAAACCAGCGTCAGGCACTGGCCCACTGTTTTGACCTGATGGATTTTTATAACCACCGCCGCCGCTGGTCCAAGGTAGAGTACGTCAGCGCGCATTTCGCCCAATTGCTGGAGGGTGATGCCCAGTGGCTGCTGGAAAAACTGCCACCTGATTACATCTACAACACCACGGACCTGATCGAGCTGAAAGGCAATGCCTACAAGAGCAAGCGTGGCGAGATTAATCAGTTTTTGCGCCTGTTCCCCGAGCATCGCCTGGAGCCCATGCGCGCCGATCATCACGACGGTATTCGTGATCTGCTCAACACCTGGTTGCGCGACCGCCTACAGCCATTGAGCGGAACCACATTGGCGAATTTCCTTGCCTCTGCCGAGCTGGAACGTCAGGGCATCGAACGCATGCTCGAACATTTTGACGCGCTCCATCTCAGCGGCCTGTGCCTGATCGTCAACGACAAACTGGAAGGCTTTACCTTCGGCGAGCGCATCAACGCCGACATGGCCAGCATCCTGTTCGAGAAGACCAATTTCTCCATCCCTGCTGCCGCGCAGTATTTGTTCCGCGAATTCTGTCGCAGCCTGGCGGATTGTCGCTACATCAATGCCGGCGACGATATGGGCCTGGAAAATTTACAGCGAGTGAAAATGAGCTATCGCCCGGTCATGTTCGGCGAGCGCTATGCACTAAGACGGGTTCGGTATTAG
- a CDS encoding peroxiredoxin C, with amino-acid sequence MGVLVGRQAPDFTAPAVLGSGEIVDTYNFAKATKGKYAVVFFYPLDFTFVCPSELIAFDHRMDEFKKRGVEVIGVSIDSHFTHNAWRNTPVNKGGIGPVKYTLVADMTHAICKAYDVELPDGSVAFRGSFLIDKTGKVRHQVVNDLPLGRNVDEMIRMVDALQFTEEHGEVCPAGWNKGDKGMTASPDGVAAYLAGNADKL; translated from the coding sequence ATGGGCGTACTCGTAGGACGTCAAGCACCAGACTTTACTGCACCGGCAGTATTGGGCAGCGGCGAAATCGTTGATACATACAACTTTGCCAAGGCCACCAAAGGCAAATACGCAGTGGTATTTTTCTACCCACTGGATTTCACTTTCGTTTGCCCTTCCGAGCTGATCGCGTTCGATCACCGCATGGACGAGTTCAAGAAGCGCGGCGTGGAAGTGATCGGCGTGTCCATCGACTCTCACTTCACCCACAACGCCTGGCGTAACACGCCCGTGAACAAGGGCGGTATCGGTCCAGTGAAATACACTCTGGTGGCCGATATGACTCACGCCATCTGCAAAGCCTACGACGTGGAACTGCCAGACGGTTCAGTTGCATTCCGTGGTTCGTTCCTGATCGACAAGACCGGCAAAGTGCGCCACCAAGTGGTAAACGACCTGCCACTGGGCCGTAACGTTGACGAAATGATCCGCATGGTTGACGCGCTGCAGTTCACTGAAGAACACGGCGAAGTTTGCCCAGCTGGCTGGAACAAAGGCGACAAGGGCATGACCGCTTCACCAGACGGTGTCGCTGCTTACCTGGCCGGCAACGCCGACAAGCTGTAA
- the ubiD gene encoding 4-hydroxy-3-polyprenylbenzoate decarboxylase, with protein MKYKDLREFIANLEARGELKRVSLPVDPNLEMTEICDRTLRAKGPAVLFENPKGYDIPVLANLFGTPERVAMGMGEESVEALREVGKLLAYLKEPEPPKGLKDAWEKLPVFKQVLNMSPKEVSRAPCQDHVIEGDAVDLSKLPIQTCWPGDAGPLITWALVVTKGPNKERQNLGIYRQQVIGKNKVIMRWLAHRGGALDFREWQQKYPGKPFPVAVALGADPATILGAVTPVPDTLSEYAFAGLLRGSKTEVVKCKGIDLQVPASAEFVLEGHIYPDEMAPEGPFGDHTGYYNEVDNFPVFTIERITHRDKPIYHSTYTGRPPDEPAILGVALNEVFVPILQKQFPEIVDFYLPPEGCSYRMAVVSMKKQYPGHAKRVMLGVWSFLRQFMYTKFVIVCDDDVNVRDWNDVIWAMTTRMDPARDTTMIENTPIDYLDFASPVSGLGSKMGMDATNKWPGETTREWGVPITMSDEVKQRVDAMWAELNLL; from the coding sequence ATGAAATACAAGGATCTGCGCGAATTTATCGCGAACCTCGAAGCGCGTGGCGAGCTAAAGCGTGTCAGCCTGCCCGTGGACCCCAATCTGGAAATGACCGAAATCTGCGACCGCACCTTGCGCGCCAAGGGGCCGGCGGTGTTGTTTGAAAATCCCAAGGGTTATGACATCCCGGTGCTGGCCAATTTGTTTGGCACGCCCGAGCGCGTCGCCATGGGCATGGGTGAGGAAAGTGTCGAAGCGTTGCGCGAAGTGGGCAAACTGCTGGCGTACCTGAAAGAACCCGAGCCGCCCAAGGGGCTGAAAGATGCCTGGGAAAAATTGCCGGTGTTCAAGCAAGTGCTCAACATGTCGCCCAAAGAAGTATCGCGTGCGCCGTGTCAGGATCATGTGATCGAAGGCGATGCGGTGGATTTGTCTAAGCTGCCGATCCAGACCTGCTGGCCGGGCGATGCTGGCCCGCTGATTACCTGGGCGCTGGTCGTCACCAAGGGGCCGAACAAGGAACGGCAGAACCTGGGCATTTATCGCCAGCAGGTGATTGGCAAGAATAAAGTCATCATGCGCTGGCTGGCGCATCGTGGCGGCGCGCTGGATTTTCGCGAGTGGCAGCAAAAATATCCGGGCAAACCTTTCCCGGTGGCGGTGGCGCTGGGCGCTGATCCGGCGACGATTTTGGGCGCGGTGACGCCGGTGCCTGATACCTTGTCGGAATATGCGTTTGCCGGCCTGCTGCGCGGCAGCAAAACCGAAGTGGTGAAGTGCAAAGGCATTGATTTACAGGTGCCAGCCAGTGCCGAGTTCGTGCTTGAGGGTCACATTTATCCCGACGAAATGGCACCGGAAGGGCCGTTTGGCGATCACACCGGCTACTACAACGAGGTGGATAATTTCCCGGTGTTCACTATCGAGCGCATCACCCATCGCGACAAGCCGATTTATCATTCCACCTACACCGGACGTCCGCCCGATGAGCCGGCGATTCTGGGCGTGGCGCTGAACGAAGTGTTCGTGCCGATTCTGCAAAAACAGTTTCCGGAAATCGTCGATTTTTATTTGCCGCCGGAAGGTTGCTCCTACCGCATGGCGGTGGTGAGCATGAAGAAACAGTATCCCGGCCACGCCAAGCGGGTGATGCTGGGGGTCTGGTCTTTCCTGCGTCAGTTCATGTACACCAAGTTTGTGATTGTTTGCGATGACGACGTTAACGTGCGTGACTGGAACGATGTGATCTGGGCCATGACCACGCGCATGGACCCGGCGCGGGACACGACAATGATTGAAAACACGCCGATCGACTATCTTGATTTTGCTTCGCCGGTTTCTGGTTTGGGCTCAAAAATGGGTATGGATGCCACCAACAAATGGCCGGGCGAAACCACCCGCGAATGGGGTGTGCCCATTACCATGAGCGACGAGGTCAAGCAGCGTGTTGATGCAATGTGGGCGGAACTGAATCTGCTGTAA
- a CDS encoding N-acetylmuramidase — protein MADFGKAFEHTLKMEGGYVFDPDDLGGETYRGVSRRYFPKWEGWVMIDMAKNKGNFPNSLGANDPLQKAVEKFYHFNFWDRVMGDEIVDQDVAETIFDFAVNAGTKISAQLAQQVAEATADGVIGPKSVEKINAMDPAKFIAMFTVAKIARYVHICEQRNENRKYFFGWIKRSLEGV, from the coding sequence ATGGCAGATTTTGGCAAGGCGTTTGAGCATACGTTGAAAATGGAAGGCGGTTATGTCTTTGATCCAGATGATCTGGGTGGCGAGACATACCGTGGTGTATCACGTCGCTATTTCCCCAAGTGGGAAGGCTGGGTGATGATCGACATGGCCAAAAACAAGGGAAATTTTCCCAACAGCCTGGGGGCGAATGACCCGCTGCAAAAAGCGGTCGAAAAATTTTACCACTTCAATTTTTGGGACCGCGTCATGGGGGACGAAATCGTTGACCAGGATGTAGCGGAAACCATTTTTGATTTTGCAGTGAATGCCGGAACCAAAATCTCGGCGCAATTGGCGCAGCAAGTGGCTGAAGCGACCGCTGATGGCGTGATTGGTCCAAAGAGCGTGGAAAAGATTAACGCCATGGACCCGGCCAAGTTTATTGCGATGTTCACGGTTGCCAAGATTGCGCGTTACGTTCACATATGTGAACAGCGAAATGAAAACAGAAAGTATTTCTTCGGATGGATAAAGCGTTCTTTGGAGGGGGTGTAA
- a CDS encoding sensor domain-containing diguanylate cyclase: protein MTAVKKNFGFSDDSTPAFSAGLQTTSNLRELQFENQRLSRQLKSFIAKARQNEEKLRRFQQLELQLIECGSLHQLLQLVLNDYRHTSKLEQVSIKLHDPEYELRRIIETEHAELLTHPGLIFTEEQRDLTAIYRHNFLPLLGPYRRDLHEGLFVPSSMTLRSVAMLPMIRNGQIIGSLQLGSSSEERFTSGSGTDFLQRLANIVAVCLHNVATAERLKQVGLTDVLTGVNNRRFFDQRLQEESSAASRKKHPLCVLFFDVDHFKQINDSYGHHAGDIVLKEVANIIRTQLRTSDVLGRYGGEEFSALLVDTPLEKAVEIAERVRKAIASTRYAIKSQQSLHVTISIGIAATQCNENSPMTADKIAAQLLAQADACLYDAKHQGRNRVICRQFAQAAADVME, encoded by the coding sequence ATGACCGCTGTGAAAAAAAACTTTGGGTTCTCCGACGACTCTACCCCAGCGTTTTCCGCCGGCTTGCAAACCACCAGCAATCTTCGCGAGCTGCAGTTTGAAAACCAGCGTCTTAGCCGACAGCTCAAATCCTTCATTGCCAAAGCCCGGCAAAATGAAGAAAAGCTGCGTCGATTCCAACAACTGGAATTGCAACTGATCGAGTGCGGCTCGCTGCACCAATTGCTGCAGCTGGTGCTCAACGACTACCGCCATACCTCCAAACTGGAACAGGTCAGCATCAAACTGCATGACCCGGAATACGAATTGCGCCGCATTATCGAGACCGAGCATGCGGAACTACTAACTCACCCCGGTTTAATCTTCACTGAAGAGCAGCGCGATTTAACCGCGATTTACCGGCATAACTTTTTACCGCTGCTAGGCCCGTATCGTCGCGATCTGCACGAAGGGCTGTTCGTTCCCAGTTCAATGACGCTTCGCAGCGTCGCGATGCTGCCAATGATTCGTAATGGCCAGATCATCGGCAGCCTGCAGCTGGGCAGCAGCAGCGAAGAACGCTTCACCTCCGGCAGCGGCACGGATTTTTTGCAGCGGCTGGCCAATATTGTTGCGGTGTGCCTGCACAACGTCGCCACCGCCGAGCGATTAAAACAGGTCGGCCTGACCGACGTGTTGACTGGCGTCAATAATCGCCGTTTTTTTGATCAGCGCCTACAGGAAGAGAGCAGCGCCGCCAGCCGTAAAAAGCACCCACTGTGCGTCCTGTTCTTTGATGTGGATCATTTCAAGCAAATCAACGACAGCTATGGTCATCATGCCGGCGACATCGTGCTAAAAGAAGTTGCCAACATCATTCGCACCCAACTGCGCACCAGTGATGTGCTGGGCCGCTATGGTGGCGAAGAGTTTTCGGCACTACTGGTCGACACCCCCCTGGAAAAAGCCGTGGAAATTGCAGAACGTGTGCGCAAGGCTATTGCCAGCACACGCTATGCGATCAAATCGCAGCAATCACTGCATGTCACCATTTCCATTGGCATCGCCGCCACGCAATGTAATGAAAATTCGCCCATGACTGCGGACAAAATAGCCGCTCAACTCCTGGCGCAGGCCGATGCCTGCCTGTACGACGCCAAGCACCAAGGGCGCAACCGCGTCATTTGTCGCCAGTTTGCCCAGGCTGCCGCTGATGTCATGGAATAA
- a CDS encoding SlyX family protein, which produces MEERIIELETRLAYQEDLLQELNDRIAEQQLQIDKQAMQIGLLRQQMLAVTPSNVVDLSQETPPPHY; this is translated from the coding sequence GTGGAAGAACGCATCATCGAACTGGAAACCCGTCTGGCCTACCAGGAGGACCTGCTGCAGGAGCTCAATGACCGCATTGCCGAGCAGCAGTTGCAGATTGACAAGCAGGCGATGCAGATCGGTTTGTTGCGGCAGCAGATGCTGGCGGTGACGCCGTCGAACGTGGTGGATCTGAGCCAGGAAACGCCGCCCCCCCATTATTGA